Proteins co-encoded in one Jeotgalibacillus malaysiensis genomic window:
- a CDS encoding rrf2 family transcriptional regulator encodes MKVSTKGRYGLTIMIELAKNYGEGPISLKSIATTHNLSEHYLEQLIAPLRNSGFVKSVRGAYGGYILADEPSNITAGDIIRTLEGPISPVEGLENEAPPQRELWIRIRDAVRDVLDHTTIEDLANHTEEGESDAYMFYI; translated from the coding sequence ATGAAAGTCTCAACGAAAGGCCGTTACGGTCTGACAATCATGATTGAATTGGCAAAAAATTATGGTGAAGGTCCAATTTCACTTAAATCAATCGCAACAACCCATAACTTATCAGAACATTATCTTGAGCAGCTGATCGCACCGCTGCGTAACTCAGGTTTTGTCAAGAGTGTCAGAGGTGCATATGGCGGATATATTCTTGCAGATGAGCCTTCAAATATTACTGCGGGTGACATTATCAGAACACTTGAAGGACCAATCAGTCCTGTAGAAGGTCTTGAAAATGAAGCGCCTCCCCAAAGAGAACTGTGGATCAGAATCAGAGATGCAGTCAGAGACGTTCTTGATCATACAACAATAGAAGATTTGGCTAATCATACAGAAGAAGGCGAATCAGACGCCTACATGTTCTATATTTAA
- a CDS encoding N-acetylmuramoyl-L-alanine amidase: protein MKLLSVLLSTVLLLSLFPHLEANAEENAVESAYDGILIREGPGLSYPAIASGQAGEQFNELQRANGWVEVALDEGSGWIAEWLLVSSSEPPSEPSTVSEESNATILVDRLNVRDDFSLDGLVIGTLNTGDQVNVSDEKYGWLYISSDNISGWVSSDYVEYNSSSAVQTSEPATDDIHITVNTLNVRAEPDRNADVVGSVNLYDSFTVKEQSGGWLKIDFGDNTGWIASWFTERGFHPGGSTQQAAGLDETVTILYNGSNIRQEPSTDAAVIYKASSGEAMEIVGLSGDWYEIALPGGATGYIANWIVSTEGNSETAQEVEATEQPEEPKEPVTSIADATIVIDAGHGGRDGGAVGAAGTLEKSLTIRTAEVLYHMLSGTGANVIMTREDDRYVDLYSRVTTSRDHQADVFISLHYDAINDRSVKGFTTYYYGGPDEDLADAVHAGLSDSMTVKNRGIKHGNFLVLRDNSAPSVLLELGFISNPSEEATINNDRFREMAATGIYNGLTEYFSQ, encoded by the coding sequence TTGAAACTACTGTCAGTATTATTATCAACTGTTCTACTGCTTTCACTATTTCCCCATTTAGAAGCAAACGCAGAGGAAAATGCAGTTGAATCTGCCTATGACGGGATCTTAATCCGCGAGGGGCCAGGTTTATCTTATCCAGCTATCGCCTCCGGGCAGGCAGGCGAACAATTCAATGAGCTTCAAAGAGCTAATGGATGGGTTGAAGTTGCACTCGATGAGGGATCAGGCTGGATTGCTGAATGGCTTCTTGTATCCTCAAGCGAGCCGCCTTCAGAGCCTTCCACTGTATCAGAGGAAAGTAATGCGACCATACTTGTTGACAGATTAAATGTCAGAGACGACTTTTCGTTAGATGGTCTTGTGATCGGTACGCTGAATACGGGTGACCAGGTAAATGTCAGTGATGAAAAATACGGATGGTTATACATAAGTTCTGACAATATCAGCGGATGGGTCAGTTCGGACTATGTCGAGTACAATTCTTCGTCAGCTGTTCAGACTTCAGAACCTGCGACTGATGACATACATATCACAGTAAACACACTGAACGTTCGCGCAGAACCCGATCGGAATGCTGACGTAGTCGGTTCTGTCAATCTGTATGATTCTTTTACAGTAAAAGAGCAGTCAGGTGGATGGTTAAAAATTGATTTTGGAGATAACACCGGCTGGATTGCGAGCTGGTTCACTGAGCGAGGCTTCCACCCGGGAGGCAGTACACAACAGGCTGCCGGCTTGGATGAAACGGTGACAATTCTCTATAATGGCTCTAATATCAGACAGGAGCCTTCAACAGACGCAGCGGTTATTTATAAAGCGAGTTCAGGCGAGGCAATGGAAATTGTCGGCCTAAGTGGTGACTGGTATGAAATTGCTCTGCCAGGAGGGGCTACCGGCTATATTGCAAATTGGATTGTCTCTACTGAAGGGAACTCTGAAACCGCTCAGGAAGTAGAAGCTACCGAACAACCTGAAGAACCTAAGGAGCCGGTTACTTCAATTGCTGACGCTACGATCGTGATTGATGCGGGTCACGGCGGCAGAGACGGCGGAGCAGTTGGCGCTGCTGGCACACTTGAAAAATCCCTGACAATCCGAACTGCAGAAGTACTGTATCACATGCTCTCAGGAACAGGGGCAAACGTGATTATGACGCGTGAAGATGACCGTTATGTAGATCTCTACAGCCGGGTAACGACTTCAAGGGATCATCAGGCTGATGTATTCATTTCGCTGCATTACGATGCGATTAATGACCGGAGTGTAAAAGGTTTCACAACGTATTATTATGGCGGGCCGGATGAAGATCTTGCTGACGCTGTTCATGCAGGACTAAGTGATAGTATGACTGTAAAAAACCGTGGTATTAAGCATGGCAACTTCCTTGTGCTACGAGATAACAGTGCACCTTCAGTTCTGCTTGAACTCGGATTTATCAGTAACCCTTCTGAAGAAGCAACGATCAACAATGACCGCTTCAGAGAAATGGCTGCAACCGGTATTTACAATGGTCTGACAGAGTACTTTTCACAATAA
- a CDS encoding aspartyl-tRNA synthase translates to MFGRSFYCGEVPEAAIGEKITLKGWVQKRRDLGGLIFIDLRDRSGIVQVVFNPETSKEALETAEDIRSEYVLSIEGTVQARGEGTINPNLATGSIEIQAEAVTVLSSAKTPPFAIEDKAETAEDIRLKHRYLDLRRPVMAETFKMRHSITKSVRRFLDDEAFIEVETPMLTKSTPEGARDYLVPSRVHEGEFYALPQSPQLFKQLLMVGGFDRYYQIARCFRDEDLRADRQPEFTQIDIETSFMSQEDIMTMNENMLYQMMKDVKGLEIQLPIPRMTYTDAMERFGSDKPDTRFGMELTDVSSIVENSGFKVFSGAVANGGQVKLINAKQAADNYSRKDIDALGEFAGRYGAKGLAWLKVTEEGFSGPIAKFFSEEEQKELSETAGAEAGDLLLFVADKKSVVADALGALRSKLGKDLNLIDESAFNFLWVTDWPLLEYDEEEGRYYAAHHPFTMPVREDLHLLDSDPGAVRAQAYDIVLNGYELGGGSLRIFEREIQEKMFEILGFSKEEATDQFGFLLEAFEYGTPPHGGIALGLDRLVMLLAGRTNLRDTIAFPKTASASCVLTDAPGQVSEAQLNELKLSLNLQKNL, encoded by the coding sequence ATGTTTGGACGTTCATTTTACTGCGGAGAAGTTCCGGAAGCCGCAATCGGAGAAAAAATTACTTTAAAAGGCTGGGTACAGAAAAGACGTGACCTGGGTGGGCTGATTTTCATTGATCTCCGTGATAGATCAGGCATTGTGCAGGTTGTCTTTAATCCTGAGACTTCTAAAGAGGCGCTTGAAACTGCTGAAGATATTCGCAGCGAATATGTATTGAGTATTGAAGGTACTGTTCAGGCGCGTGGGGAAGGAACAATTAACCCGAACCTTGCAACTGGATCAATTGAAATTCAGGCTGAAGCGGTTACTGTATTAAGCAGTGCGAAAACACCGCCGTTTGCAATTGAAGATAAAGCTGAAACAGCTGAAGACATCCGCCTGAAGCACCGTTATCTAGACCTTCGCCGTCCGGTCATGGCTGAAACATTTAAAATGCGTCACAGCATTACAAAATCAGTCCGCCGCTTCCTAGATGACGAAGCATTTATTGAAGTTGAAACACCAATGCTGACAAAGAGTACGCCGGAAGGGGCACGTGATTATCTAGTTCCAAGCCGTGTTCATGAAGGTGAATTCTATGCGCTTCCACAATCACCACAGCTTTTCAAACAGCTGCTGATGGTTGGCGGATTTGACCGTTATTATCAGATTGCGAGATGCTTCCGCGATGAGGATCTGCGTGCTGACAGACAGCCTGAATTTACACAAATTGATATCGAAACAAGCTTTATGAGCCAGGAAGATATCATGACAATGAATGAAAATATGCTATATCAGATGATGAAGGATGTAAAAGGACTGGAGATCCAGCTGCCAATCCCGCGTATGACCTATACTGATGCCATGGAACGCTTTGGTTCAGACAAGCCGGACACGCGTTTTGGAATGGAGCTTACGGACGTGTCATCTATTGTTGAAAACTCAGGATTTAAAGTTTTCAGCGGAGCGGTTGCAAATGGTGGTCAAGTTAAGCTGATTAATGCAAAGCAGGCTGCAGATAACTATTCACGTAAAGACATTGACGCGCTTGGAGAATTTGCAGGACGTTACGGGGCAAAAGGACTTGCATGGCTTAAGGTGACTGAAGAAGGATTCTCAGGCCCTATCGCAAAATTCTTCAGCGAAGAAGAACAAAAAGAACTCAGTGAGACAGCAGGGGCAGAAGCAGGGGATTTACTGCTGTTTGTAGCTGACAAAAAATCAGTAGTTGCTGATGCACTCGGCGCACTTCGTTCAAAGCTCGGTAAAGACCTTAACCTGATCGACGAATCAGCATTTAATTTCCTATGGGTAACTGACTGGCCACTGCTTGAGTATGATGAAGAAGAAGGCCGCTATTATGCAGCACATCACCCATTTACAATGCCTGTAAGAGAAGACTTACACTTACTGGACTCTGATCCGGGAGCCGTCAGAGCGCAGGCTTATGATATCGTATTAAACGGTTATGAGCTAGGCGGGGGATCACTGCGTATCTTTGAACGTGAGATTCAGGAAAAGATGTTTGAAATTCTCGGTTTTTCTAAAGAAGAAGCAACAGATCAGTTCGGTTTCCTTCTTGAAGCATTTGAATATGGTACGCCGCCGCATGGTGGTATAGCATTAGGACTTGACCGTCTTGTCATGCTTCTTGCAGGTAGAACGAATCTGCGTGACACAATTGCCTTCCCTAAAACAGCAAGTGCGAGCTGTGTATTAACTGATGCACCTGGACAGGTAAGTGAAGCTCAGCTTAATGAATTAAAGCTATCACTGAATCTTCAGAAAAATCTATAA
- a CDS encoding recombinase RarA, whose protein sequence is MAVKPLAFRMRPAEIDEIIGQSHLVGEGKIIRRMVAANQLSSMILYGPPGIGKTSIASAIAGSTKYAFRMLNAVSNNKKDMEVVVQEGKMSGRVILLLDEVHRLDKAKQDFLLPHLENGTVILIGATTSNPYHAINPAIRSRVQIFELKPLDEEEMKAAVHRAIIDQRGFGDKQVEVSDEAVTHFATASGGDVRSALNALELAVLSTKENSEGKIVVTLEAAEECLQKKYFSHDKDGDAHYDVMSAFQKSIRGSDANAALHYLGRLIEAGDLPTIARRLLVIAYEDIGLASPQAGQRTLAAIESAERLGFPEARIPLANAVIELCLSPKSNSAISAIDSALADIRKGKSGTVPDHLKDAHYKGAEKLGRGTEYKYPHSYPGGWVAQQYLPDSLKRATYYEPKETGKFEQALKQIYNKLK, encoded by the coding sequence ATGGCTGTCAAACCACTCGCATTCAGAATGCGCCCGGCTGAAATAGATGAGATTATTGGTCAATCCCATTTAGTAGGAGAAGGGAAAATTATCAGGAGGATGGTCGCAGCTAATCAGCTATCTTCTATGATACTTTACGGTCCACCGGGGATCGGAAAAACATCTATCGCTTCTGCTATTGCTGGAAGCACGAAATATGCTTTCAGGATGTTAAATGCTGTTTCTAATAATAAAAAAGATATGGAAGTGGTTGTGCAGGAAGGGAAAATGTCCGGCAGAGTAATTCTTCTTTTAGATGAGGTTCACCGCCTGGATAAAGCAAAACAGGATTTTCTGCTTCCTCATTTAGAAAATGGAACAGTTATTCTGATAGGTGCAACGACAAGTAACCCTTATCATGCAATCAATCCCGCGATCAGAAGCAGGGTTCAGATTTTCGAACTGAAACCGCTGGATGAAGAAGAGATGAAGGCAGCTGTTCATAGAGCGATCATTGACCAGCGCGGCTTTGGTGATAAGCAGGTGGAAGTGTCTGATGAAGCGGTCACTCACTTCGCTACAGCCAGCGGCGGTGATGTCAGAAGCGCATTAAACGCATTAGAGCTCGCAGTTTTATCAACAAAGGAAAACAGTGAAGGGAAAATCGTCGTCACGTTAGAAGCAGCAGAAGAATGTCTGCAGAAAAAGTACTTTTCCCACGATAAAGATGGTGATGCGCATTATGATGTCATGAGCGCATTTCAAAAATCGATCAGAGGAAGTGATGCGAATGCCGCACTGCACTATCTCGGCAGGCTGATCGAAGCCGGTGATCTGCCGACAATCGCACGAAGGCTACTGGTCATTGCCTATGAGGATATTGGTCTTGCAAGTCCGCAGGCTGGTCAGCGTACACTTGCAGCCATTGAATCTGCTGAGAGACTCGGTTTTCCGGAGGCCCGCATCCCGCTTGCAAATGCTGTGATTGAACTTTGTCTGTCACCTAAGTCAAATTCCGCGATTTCAGCGATAGACAGTGCACTTGCTGATATTAGAAAAGGCAAATCCGGTACTGTTCCTGATCATTTAAAAGATGCGCATTATAAAGGTGCTGAAAAGCTTGGGAGAGGAACTGAATATAAATACCCTCACAGTTACCCGGGAGGCTGGGTTGCCCAGCAGTACCTTCCTGACTCACTTAAGCGGGCTACTTATTACGAACCAAAAGAAACAGGGAAGTTTGAACAGGCGCTAAAACAGATTTATAATAAATTAAAATAA
- a CDS encoding bacitracin ABC transporter ATP-binding protein, giving the protein MSRQVVELKNVTKNIRSKTIIDNISFDVYSGEVFGFLGPNGAGKTTTIRMIVGLMKMSSGDIIVNGKSVKTDFEGAVSQVGAIVENPEMYKFMTGYKNLIHYSRMYKGISKEKIDEVVKLVGLEGRIHEKVKTYSLGMRQRLGIAQSLLHDPKVLILDEPTNGLDPAGIREIRDYIRRLARERDMAVIVSSHLLAEMEMMCDRIGIIQNGKLKDVQLIEDFVGAQAQVYKIEVGNPKAVIDKMRQVFTSWEIQIVGGDLLIDCKKEDIPAIIKWCVEQEVPVFGAAVAAKTLEDRFLEVTSDKKGEPAHV; this is encoded by the coding sequence ATGAGCAGGCAGGTTGTTGAACTGAAAAATGTAACAAAAAACATCCGCAGCAAGACGATCATTGATAACATTTCATTTGATGTTTACAGCGGAGAGGTTTTTGGCTTTCTCGGTCCAAACGGAGCTGGGAAGACAACTACAATCCGTATGATCGTAGGACTGATGAAGATGTCATCAGGAGATATTATCGTCAATGGTAAAAGTGTAAAGACAGATTTTGAAGGTGCTGTCAGTCAGGTTGGGGCAATCGTTGAAAACCCCGAAATGTATAAATTTATGACAGGATATAAAAACCTGATCCATTATTCAAGAATGTATAAAGGAATTTCAAAAGAAAAGATTGATGAAGTTGTAAAGCTTGTAGGCCTCGAGGGCAGGATTCATGAAAAAGTAAAAACTTATTCACTTGGAATGAGACAAAGGCTAGGCATTGCACAGAGTCTCCTTCATGATCCAAAGGTGTTAATTCTTGATGAACCAACAAATGGACTTGATCCGGCGGGAATTCGTGAAATTAGAGATTACATAAGAAGACTGGCCAGAGAAAGGGATATGGCAGTCATCGTATCAAGCCACCTGCTAGCTGAAATGGAAATGATGTGTGACCGAATAGGCATTATCCAAAATGGCAAGCTGAAGGACGTGCAGCTGATTGAGGATTTTGTTGGTGCGCAGGCACAAGTGTACAAAATTGAAGTTGGAAATCCTAAAGCAGTTATAGACAAAATGAGACAGGTCTTTACTTCCTGGGAAATTCAGATTGTAGGCGGCGACCTGCTGATCGATTGTAAGAAAGAAGATATTCCGGCAATTATCAAATGGTGTGTTGAACAAGAGGTGCCAGTATTTGGCGCAGCCGTTGCTGCAAAAACGCTTGAAGACAGATTCCTTGAAGTAACGTCTGATAAAAAGGGGGAGCCTGCTCATGTTTAA
- a CDS encoding D-tyrosyl-tRNA(Tyr) deacylase, which translates to MRVVVQRSKEAHVTVEGKVEGEIRSGLVLLVGISQDDTESDCRYAADKIANLRIFEDQDGKMNNSVLDQGGEILSISQFTLYGDTKKGRRPNFMNAAKPDHAEPLYEKFNEFLNEKGLKVETGVFGAMMDVSLVNDGPVTLIVES; encoded by the coding sequence TTGAGAGTAGTTGTACAAAGAAGCAAGGAAGCGCATGTAACGGTAGAGGGAAAAGTAGAAGGTGAGATTCGTTCCGGTCTGGTTCTTCTTGTGGGAATCAGCCAGGATGATACCGAGTCTGACTGCAGATATGCTGCAGATAAAATTGCGAATTTGCGCATTTTCGAGGATCAGGATGGCAAGATGAACAATTCTGTATTAGATCAGGGCGGGGAAATATTATCTATTTCACAGTTTACGCTATATGGTGATACAAAAAAGGGAAGACGGCCGAATTTTATGAATGCGGCTAAACCCGATCATGCAGAACCATTATACGAAAAATTCAACGAATTCCTGAATGAAAAAGGGTTAAAAGTTGAAACCGGTGTGTTTGGTGCAATGATGGATGTATCCCTTGTAAATGACGGTCCTGTTACGCTGATTGTAGAAAGTTAA
- a CDS encoding histidyl-tRNA synthetase, producing MAINIPRGTQDILPGVSEHWQYIEQTAAELCRQYQYKEIRTPVFEHTELFERGVGDTTDIVQKEMYTFKDRGDRNLTLRPEGTASVVRSYVQNKMHGQAVQPVKLFYTGPMFRYERPQAGRFRQFVQFGVEAIGSDDPAIDAEVISLAMELYSRLGLKKIKLVLNSLGDTESRIAHKNALIKHFSPRIEEFCSDCQVRLDKNPLRILDCKKDRGHELIESAPSLKDYLNEESQSYFERVKRYLDVMGIEYELDPNLVRGLDYYNHTAFEIMSNAEGFGAITTLCGGGRYNGLTEEIGGPSAPGIGFALSIERLMAALEAEQVTLPINDQVDCYFVAMGEAAKEKAVSLAFDARKKGLSVELDYLNRKMKGQFKAADRINAANVVIIGEDELSAGQASLKNMESGTQEDVSFEDIIEYIKKAQGGK from the coding sequence GTGGCAATTAACATACCAAGAGGAACGCAGGATATTTTACCGGGTGTTTCAGAACACTGGCAGTATATAGAGCAGACTGCTGCTGAGCTGTGCAGACAGTATCAGTATAAAGAGATCCGGACGCCGGTTTTTGAGCATACTGAACTTTTTGAAAGAGGCGTAGGGGATACGACAGATATTGTTCAAAAAGAAATGTATACATTTAAAGATCGCGGTGATCGTAATCTGACACTTCGCCCTGAAGGAACAGCAAGTGTTGTACGTTCATATGTTCAGAACAAAATGCACGGTCAGGCAGTCCAGCCTGTCAAGCTGTTTTATACAGGACCAATGTTCAGATATGAAAGACCACAGGCAGGCAGGTTCCGTCAGTTCGTTCAATTTGGAGTTGAAGCTATCGGAAGTGATGATCCTGCGATTGATGCAGAAGTCATTTCACTTGCGATGGAACTTTATAGCAGGCTCGGCTTGAAAAAAATCAAGCTCGTATTAAACAGCCTGGGTGATACTGAAAGCCGTATTGCACACAAAAACGCGCTGATTAAACACTTCAGTCCAAGAATTGAAGAATTCTGTTCTGACTGTCAGGTACGCCTTGATAAAAACCCGCTCAGAATTCTTGATTGTAAAAAAGACAGGGGGCATGAGCTGATTGAAAGCGCACCTTCTCTGAAGGATTATCTGAATGAAGAATCTCAAAGCTATTTTGAAAGAGTAAAACGTTACCTCGATGTAATGGGCATTGAATATGAGCTTGACCCAAACCTGGTCCGTGGCCTGGATTACTATAATCATACTGCCTTTGAAATCATGAGCAATGCTGAAGGATTTGGTGCAATTACAACGCTGTGCGGCGGTGGCCGTTACAATGGTCTGACTGAGGAAATCGGTGGACCGAGTGCACCTGGTATCGGATTTGCACTGAGTATTGAAAGGCTGATGGCAGCTCTTGAAGCGGAACAGGTTACTCTTCCGATCAATGATCAGGTTGACTGCTATTTCGTTGCAATGGGTGAAGCTGCAAAAGAAAAAGCGGTATCACTGGCATTTGATGCGCGAAAGAAAGGATTAAGTGTTGAGCTTGATTACCTGAACCGCAAAATGAAGGGTCAGTTTAAAGCAGCAGATCGGATCAATGCTGCTAATGTCGTCATTATTGGAGAAGACGAACTATCAGCAGGCCAAGCTTCACTTAAAAATATGGAAAGTGGTACACAGGAAGACGTGTCATTTGAAGATATTATTGAATATATAAAGAAAGCTCAGGGAGGAAAATAA
- a CDS encoding thiouridylase — protein MTKTPAETRVVVGMSGGVDSSVAAYLLKQQGYDVIGIFMKNWDDTDEFGVCTATEDYNDVIRVCNQIGIPYYAVNFEKQYWDKVFTYFLEEYKAGRTPNPDVMCNKEIKFKAFLDHAMKLGADYLATGHYARVDRLGDEVKMLRGLDQNKDQTYFLNQLSQEQLSKVMFPIGDIDKKEVRKIAAEAGLATAAKKDSTGICFIGERNFKEFLGQYLPAQPGDMVTMDGEKVGSHDGLMYYTIGQRHGLGIGGSGEPWFVLGKNLETNQLYVGQGFDHEALYSDSMTAVDMGFTSTVAPEKSFHCTAKFRYRQPDQGVTVHMQEDGTAEIVFDEPVRAVTPGQAVVLYNGDECLGGGTIDKIFKSSKQLMYVG, from the coding sequence ATGACAAAAACACCCGCTGAAACGAGAGTCGTAGTCGGGATGTCCGGGGGCGTGGATTCATCTGTTGCTGCTTACCTTTTAAAGCAGCAGGGATATGACGTAATCGGTATTTTTATGAAAAACTGGGATGATACAGATGAGTTTGGTGTATGTACAGCGACTGAGGATTACAATGATGTAATCCGTGTATGTAACCAGATCGGTATTCCCTATTACGCGGTAAACTTTGAAAAACAGTATTGGGATAAAGTGTTCACTTATTTCCTTGAAGAATACAAAGCCGGCAGAACACCGAACCCTGACGTGATGTGTAATAAAGAAATCAAATTTAAAGCATTTCTTGATCATGCCATGAAGCTTGGTGCTGATTATCTTGCAACCGGGCACTATGCACGCGTTGACCGCTTAGGGGATGAAGTGAAAATGCTCCGCGGCCTGGATCAGAATAAAGATCAGACTTATTTTCTGAACCAGCTGTCACAGGAACAGCTTTCAAAAGTGATGTTCCCGATCGGTGACATCGATAAAAAAGAAGTAAGAAAGATTGCTGCTGAAGCAGGGCTTGCAACGGCTGCGAAAAAAGATAGCACAGGTATCTGCTTTATCGGTGAAAGAAACTTTAAAGAATTTTTAGGCCAGTATCTCCCTGCCCAGCCTGGTGATATGGTGACAATGGACGGAGAAAAAGTCGGCAGTCATGACGGATTAATGTATTATACAATCGGTCAGAGACACGGGCTTGGTATCGGCGGATCAGGCGAGCCGTGGTTTGTGCTTGGGAAGAACCTTGAAACGAACCAGCTCTATGTCGGTCAGGGCTTTGACCATGAAGCACTTTATTCAGATTCTATGACTGCAGTGGATATGGGCTTCACTTCCACAGTAGCACCAGAGAAATCCTTCCATTGTACTGCGAAATTCCGTTACCGACAGCCGGATCAGGGCGTAACAGTTCATATGCAGGAAGATGGCACAGCAGAAATTGTTTTTGATGAGCCGGTTCGCGCAGTCACACCAGGACAGGCAGTCGTTTTATACAACGGCGACGAATGTCTTGGCGGCGGCACAATCGATAAAATCTTCAAAAGCTCAAAACAGTTGATGTATGTAGGTTAA
- a CDS encoding cysteine desulfurase: MNRIYADHAATTPMLPEVTAVMVDVMEKTYGNPSSIHQTGRAARKILDDARTLIASKLGVHFNEIHFTSGGTEADNLAIFGTVDAMQPKGKHIITTEVEHHAVLHPCQELEKRGFEVTYLKVDENGRISMDEFASALREDTILVTVMYGNNEVGTLQPIREIGALLKDHQAIFHTDAVQAFGLSDIQVSEEGIDLLSVSSHKINGPKGAGFLYIKNGTPHHATVFGGEQERKKRAGTENLAAIAGLAEAVEYAFDNKEEKTAKLVEIKEMLLDELKKSGVQFNVNGSLEHSLPHVVNLSIPGTEIESLLINLDLAGIAASSGSACTAGSVEPSHVLAAMYGPESEKLYNSVRFSFGTNNTVEDAIYIAQSLKKITDRF, encoded by the coding sequence TTGAACAGAATTTATGCAGATCATGCTGCAACAACCCCGATGCTTCCTGAAGTGACAGCAGTGATGGTGGATGTAATGGAGAAGACTTACGGAAATCCATCAAGTATTCACCAGACAGGAAGAGCAGCAAGAAAAATACTGGATGACGCGAGAACGCTAATTGCTTCGAAGCTTGGCGTTCATTTTAATGAAATTCATTTCACAAGCGGGGGAACGGAAGCGGATAACCTGGCGATTTTCGGAACGGTTGATGCAATGCAGCCTAAGGGAAAGCATATTATTACGACTGAGGTTGAACATCATGCTGTTTTACATCCGTGTCAGGAGCTTGAAAAACGCGGGTTTGAAGTTACTTATCTGAAAGTGGATGAAAATGGAAGGATCAGTATGGATGAGTTCGCTTCAGCGCTTCGTGAAGATACAATATTAGTCACAGTCATGTATGGCAACAATGAAGTTGGCACACTTCAGCCAATCAGAGAAATTGGAGCGCTGTTAAAAGATCACCAGGCGATCTTCCATACAGATGCTGTTCAGGCATTTGGACTGTCTGACATTCAGGTGAGCGAAGAGGGCATTGATCTTTTATCTGTTTCCTCTCACAAAATCAATGGTCCTAAGGGAGCAGGGTTTTTATATATTAAAAATGGTACACCGCATCATGCAACAGTATTTGGTGGAGAGCAGGAGCGTAAAAAGAGAGCGGGTACTGAAAATCTCGCGGCAATTGCCGGTCTTGCAGAAGCAGTGGAATACGCTTTTGACAATAAAGAAGAAAAGACTGCTAAACTTGTTGAGATTAAAGAAATGCTGCTTGATGAATTGAAAAAATCAGGCGTTCAGTTCAATGTAAACGGTTCTCTTGAACATTCACTTCCACACGTGGTAAACTTGAGCATTCCGGGAACCGAAATAGAATCGCTGCTGATCAATCTTGATCTGGCAGGAATCGCCGCTTCAAGCGGATCAGCTTGTACAGCAGGGTCAGTTGAACCGTCACACGTACTGGCTGCAATGTATGGTCCGGAAAGTGAAAAATTGTATAATTCAGTGCGCTTCAGCTTTGGTACTAACAACACAGTTGAAGACGCAATCTATATAGCACAAAGTCTTAAGAAAATCACAGATCGCTTTTAG